One window from the genome of Pirellulales bacterium encodes:
- a CDS encoding BlaI/MecI/CopY family transcriptional regulator: MPPPKEPLGRLELEVLQHITEHHPITVREVAAHFAATTGQARTTVLTVMERLREKGYLKRRKDSGAHRYTPTISKADLLHRLVSGFVDEVLGGEVSPFVAYLTRSSLLNDDEARKFKDLLQRLESRERGDS; encoded by the coding sequence GTGCCACCGCCCAAAGAACCGCTCGGCCGCTTGGAACTCGAGGTCTTGCAGCACATCACCGAACATCATCCGATTACGGTGCGCGAAGTGGCGGCCCATTTCGCCGCGACCACCGGCCAGGCCCGCACCACGGTGCTGACCGTCATGGAACGGTTGCGGGAGAAGGGCTATTTGAAACGCCGCAAGGATTCCGGCGCACATCGCTATACGCCCACGATCTCCAAAGCGGATCTGCTGCACCGATTGGTGAGCGGCTTTGTCGACGAGGTGCTGGGCGGCGAGGTCTCGCCCTTCGTGGCCTATCTGACGCGCTCGTCGTTGCTGAACGACGACGAGGCCCGTAAGTTCAAAGATCTTCTCCAACGCCTTGAATCTCGTGAAAGAGGGGACTCATGA